CCCTCGGGCGCCGAAATTCGGGCGTACCGCCCAGACGAAGGCGGGCGGATCCTCGACCGATCGGGTCGGCTGATTGGCCACCTGGCCTTTGTGCGGCGCATCGACGTGCCGCTCAGCCGCGTGCCCGCTGAGGTGCGCGACGCCTTCGTTGCCACGGAGGACCGGCGCTTCTACCAGCACCACGGACTCGACTGGCGTGGACTCGTGCGGGCGACAGTGCGGAACATCGCCGCCCTCGGCGTGCGTCAGGGGTTCAGCACGATCGATATGCAGGTGGCCCGCAACACCTTTCTCGCCAACCGCTACACGGGACGGTCACTCCGGCGCAAGCTCCTCGAAATACGGTACGCCCGCCTGTTCGAGCGCAACCTGACCAAGAACCAGATTCTCGATCTCTACCTCAACGCGATCTACCTCGGCGACGGCGTATACGGCGTCGAAGCGGCCAGCCGCGACCTGTTCGACAAGCACGTCTCACAACTCACGCTGGCCGAAGGTGCGCTCCTCGCCGCCCTTCCCAAGGGACCGTCGGCATACACGCCCCGCCGCGACGAGGACCGCGCCAGGGCCCGACGTGACCTCGTGCTCGGATTGATGGCCGACCAGGGCTTCATCTCGCCCGACCAAGCCGACGAAGCGCGCGCCGAACCGGTGGAGGTCGCCGGCGACGGGTGGCACCCCGACCAGCGCGACGCGTCCACCGTGATCGACGCCGTCCGCTCCCTGGTCGACTCCGTGCTGCCCCCCGGACGTCGGACCGGCGATCTTACAGTGCGCACGACCATCGACTGGGCGCTGCAGCGCGCGGCCGACCGCGTCGTGCCGGGCCAGGCCGACGCCATCGCGCGCGAAACGGAAAGCGAATACGGCTCGGCCCCTGGCCCCGTCGAAGGGGCGTTCGTGGCACTCGATGCAGCCACCGGCGACATCCGCGCACTCGTCGGCGGCACGCAGGTCGTACGGGGTGGGTTCGACCGCGCCCTCGACGCCCGCCGCCAGCCGGGGTCGGCGTTCAAGCCGTTCGTATACGCGGCGGCGCTGAAGGCCGGTCTCTCCCCCGCGACGATGGTCCAGGACGAGCCCGTAAATATCGACCTGGGCGGGCGCATCTGGAGCCCCGCGAACTACGGCAATGAATACACGGGGCCAGTGACCATGCGTCGGGCGCTGATCATCTCGTCGAATGCGGCAGCGGTGCGGGTGAGCCATGGAGTGGGCGAGCGCGACGTCATTGCCGCCGCGCGCCGCAACGGCATCGTCAGCCCCCTCGCGCCGGTGCCGTCCATCGCCCTTGGCGCATTCGATGTGACGCCACTGGAACTGGTGGCGGGATACGCGCCATTCGCCAACGGCGGCATGCGGGTGGTCCCCCGCTTGGTGACGCAGATCGAGGCACCAGGCGGCGCGGTGCTCTGGCAAAGCGCGACGCAGCGGCAACGGGTCATGGATCCGCGCGACGCGTACGAGATGACGTCCATGCTGGAAGGGGTGGTGGATTTTGGCACGGGGCGCGAGGTGCGCGACCTGGGCGTTCAGGGACCCGTGGCCGGCAAGACCGGCACGACGAACAACAACGCCGACGTCTGGTTCGTGGGCTACACACCGACGCTCGTGGCCGGGGTATGGTTCGGGTACGACACGCCGCATGCGATCAGCCGCGACGCTACGGGTGGACGGCTGGCCGCCCCGGCCTGGGCGTCGATCCTGCGTTCGGGATGGCGCGAGCCGGCCGATTCGCGGTGGACCCCGCCGGCGAATATGGTGGCCGCCGTCATCGATCCCGAGTCGGGGCAACTGGCTGGTGTGTGGTGCCCCCAACGCGCCACGGACTGGTTCAAGCCGGGCACGGCGCCCACGGACACGTGCACCATGCACACCGAACCGCCGGCGCCGCGCATCGCCGACGGTTTCGAGAACTGGATCCGCTCCCTCGTGGAACGCGGGCTTCGGCGAATCATCCGCTTCTGATCGGGGTGCCCGGCCAAGCGTCTCCCGGCCGCGGACGTCAGAGCACGCCCACCCACCGGCTCTTGTCGTCGTTGAAGCTCGGGAAGATACGGTCAAAGGCCGTCGCACCGAGGTGCTTGCCCACGACTTCGGAGAATACGCTGCGGAAATCGGTGGTGAGCGCAAGGTCGCGATTCTCGTTGAGCTGCTCTGGTTCGAGCCCCGGCCACTTGCCGTGTACCTTGTGCCCCTGCACGTCGCCGCCGATCACGAACATCGAGCTGGCGTGCCCGTGGTCGGTGCCGCCGTCCCCGTTCTGCCGCGCCGTGCGGCCGAACTCCGACATCGTGAGAATCGCCACGTCGGCCATCCGGTCGCCGAGGTCGGTGACCAGGCCGTTGATGGACCGAGAAAAATCGTCGAGGCGCTGCGCAAGCTGACCGGTGGCGCCGCCTTGGTTCACGTGCGTATCCCAGCCGCCCACGTCGGCGAATGCGATCTCGAGCCCGACGTCAGACTTGATGAGCTGGGCGATCTGCTTCAGGTGCTGGCCGAACGTCGAATTGGGATAGACGGCGCCGTTGCGCGGCTGGTACTGCAGTGGGTTGGCGGCGCGCAACACCTTCATCGCCTCGAACATGTCGCCGCCGGCGGCGTGTACGACGTCCGACGATCC
The window above is part of the Gemmatimonadaceae bacterium genome. Proteins encoded here:
- a CDS encoding PBP1A family penicillin-binding protein, which gives rise to MALAVFLTAVVAFDAWLGTCGFDGCPSGAEIRAYRPDEGGRILDRSGRLIGHLAFVRRIDVPLSRVPAEVRDAFVATEDRRFYQHHGLDWRGLVRATVRNIAALGVRQGFSTIDMQVARNTFLANRYTGRSLRRKLLEIRYARLFERNLTKNQILDLYLNAIYLGDGVYGVEAASRDLFDKHVSQLTLAEGALLAALPKGPSAYTPRRDEDRARARRDLVLGLMADQGFISPDQADEARAEPVEVAGDGWHPDQRDASTVIDAVRSLVDSVLPPGRRTGDLTVRTTIDWALQRAADRVVPGQADAIARETESEYGSAPGPVEGAFVALDAATGDIRALVGGTQVVRGGFDRALDARRQPGSAFKPFVYAAALKAGLSPATMVQDEPVNIDLGGRIWSPANYGNEYTGPVTMRRALIISSNAAAVRVSHGVGERDVIAAARRNGIVSPLAPVPSIALGAFDVTPLELVAGYAPFANGGMRVVPRLVTQIEAPGGAVLWQSATQRQRVMDPRDAYEMTSMLEGVVDFGTGREVRDLGVQGPVAGKTGTTNNNADVWFVGYTPTLVAGVWFGYDTPHAISRDATGGRLAAPAWASILRSGWREPADSRWTPPANMVAAVIDPESGQLAGVWCPQRATDWFKPGTAPTDTCTMHTEPPAPRIADGFENWIRSLVERGLRRIIRF